The Candidatus Hydrogenedentota bacterium sequence CCGTCACTTGCCAGTTTCGCGCAGCAAGCCGCAACGCAGCCCCGAGTCCGCCCAGTCCGCCACCAATAATTACTGCATGCTTCACGTCGTTGCCTACAGTCTTATCTCGCGCCAACCTGATAGGCGCGGCCTTTCCATGATACGCCTTTTCCACTGACACACAGCCACCATGAATAGACGCCAAGCATTACCAGGAATGCTTCGCCGAAGGGGTGAAAGAGAATCGACCATACGGGATGCCGGAACCGCAGCGACAAGGCAAGACGCGTTGCAAGGGCCGCGAGAACCGAACCTACAGCCATCCACGCGTAGGGCGTTCCGGTTTGAAGCCATATCGGGGCGGCGACGAAGGGGAGGATGAAACAGGCGACATGGCTGACCACGAATCCCCAGAAGTTGAAGGACGACGGAAAGCCTGCATAGAAGTTCTTCTGGAAGCCGCGCCAAATCTCTCCGAGGCTCGTATACATTCGGACGTGGACAACGTCTTTTCCGTCGAGGCAGATGCCCCATTCGCCGCGTTTGCGCCAAGTGCGCGCGAGTGTCAAATCCTCGAGTATTTCGTTCTTCACTGCTTCGTGTCCGCCCACGCGGAAGTAGGCTTCGCGGTTGGCGAGGATGCACGCGCCGTGCGCGACACCGAGGGATGGATATTTCATCTTGAGCGACAACGGAGCGGGGAACGACGAGATGATCAGGAAATTCAGCATGGGCATCAGCAACTGTTCCCAGAAACCTTTTGTCACGAGGAACGGCCAGGCCGAAAGGAGGGTGGCATTGCGGCGGACCGCTTCGTGAAGCAGGCCTGCGGCGGCGCCAGGCTGAATTTCGGTGTCCGCATCCAGGAAGAGCAGCCAGGGCATGCGCGCCTCCTTGGCGAGCCGCCAGCACGCGAACGGCTTTCCGAACCAATCGGGAGGGAGG is a genomic window containing:
- a CDS encoding glycosyltransferase, translated to NGIILAICVFTLIVVLWNCLRWPSVRPQAISDEEPSIAILIPARNEELNIGTCLEAAIQQGPCVGEIIVYNDHSIDATGAIVEQYRARDARVRLATPADLPPDWFGKPFACWRLAKEARMPWLLFLDADTEIQPGAAAGLLHEAVRRNATLLSAWPFLVTKGFWEQLLMPMLNFLIISSFPAPLSLKMKYPSLGVAHGACILANREAYFRVGGHEAVKNEILEDLTLARTWRKRGEWGICLDGKDVVHVRMYTSLGEIWRGFQKNFYAGFPSSFNFWGFVVSHVACFILPFVAAPIWLQTGTPYAWMAVGSVLAALATRLALSLRFRHPVWSILFHPFGEAFLVMLGVYSWWLCVSGKGVSWKGRAYQVGAR